The Rhododendron vialii isolate Sample 1 chromosome 1a, ASM3025357v1 region atttttttttcccaagtaTGCACATGTGCCCAAGTGTCATACATGTGTCCGGTTTCAGAACAAATAGGACATGTGGCGACAAGTATATCACGTGTCAAGGATTGTCGAAGTGTGGTGTGAGTCACAGACACACTACCTTCTTGGTGCTGTCTACTTCTTAGGAGCAAAGTACCCTTGGTACTGATTCAATGGTATTTGACAGTTCTTCAGAATGCATTCGAACTAAGAAGTCTAAATAATCAAACTTTACCAGGTGGTCAAGTGGCGACGTGACCTTTCCATTTCAAATTGTCTCTCTTTTGCCTCTttgctttacttttttttttttggtaaatcaatcatattaaaaccaaccaaccaaatCAACAAAGGGTATAAACCCACAATCATCAGACGCAATACAACTGAAACCTATTACAATCTACATGTAACCCATCTACACTTAGGGATATGAGAATTCCCAAAACTCTGTTCGGAATATTCCAAAGATCCAAAAGTCTTTGATTCTCCCACGTATTGGCAATATGTCGCCATGAACAAGTCCTTAATCTGATGTTATCTGCAATAGTGGAAAGAACTACTGCAGCACAGGCAACTTTCCCACCAAAGATCCTGGTATTCCTTTCTATCCAGATGTGGTAAATTCCAGCAGCCAAAGCTAGTCTAAACAACAAAGCTTTAAAGCTTTTTCCCCTGCAATTCCTAATAGCCCAACTGAGCTCTGCATCCAAAGAGCCAATGCCTCTATGCATCGAGAATCTAGACAGAACCTGTTCCCATATGACTCTAGAATAGGAACAATCAAAAAACAGATGTTGTAGAGTTTCATCTGAGATAGAACACACCATGCATTTTGGATCTACATCCATTCCCCATTTTCGAAGCCTATCTTTTGTAGAAAGCCTATTTAAGCAAGCCAACCATAAAATAAAGTCCCATTTAGGGACATTCTTGGAGAACCAGACAAGGGGAGCCCATTGAACCTTCACACCATGATGCCTAACAGCTTCCCAAGTATGTTTTGTCACATACTGCCCAGTTGGGGACACTGTCCAAACAACTTCATCCTCTTTATCAGCTTGAGGCAGTAAAGTACGTAGGAGGAATAGCATTTTGGATAAGCTGGATTAAGTATTCCCTGGGCGAGGCCAGTGCCATTCACCATTGAGGACAACAGAACTAACCTTAGCCAAAATAGCTCGCCCAAGGATAGAAGTAGATCTTCCATCTAGCAGCTTGTAGAGGGGACCCCATGGATGCCAGTTATCAAACCATAAAGAAGTACCGTGCCCATCACCAATGGTATGCTTCACAAAATCCTGGCCCAGCACCCTCAACTTCAGAAGTTTTCGCATTGTCCAAGAGCAGTCTTGAGGCATTTTCATCCCCCAAaaattctgattttttttcatataactCTGAATCCACTTAACCCATAATGTATCCTGCTTACAGATAGCCCACAAATGTCTTAGCATAGTAGTTTTGTTACATTCTTTAAGAGCCTTCAAGCCAAGACCTCCTTCTGCCTTAGGGCTACAGACTTCCAACCATTTCAATTTTGCACTCGCTCTTCTAAGATGAACCCCAGACCATAAGAATGCCGCTAATATAGATTCAATCTCTTTTAAGATCTTTTGAGATAGAATAAACAAAGAGCACCAATACGTTTGCATATTGAAAAGAACAGATTGAATGAGAAGAGCACGACCTCCATATGACAGATCTCTATTTGACCAACTTGCTATCCTTCGTTGTGTCCTTTCCTTCAACTGAATGCAATCTTCATATCGGAGTCTGGTGGAAATAAGTGGCACACCCAAGTATCTAACTGGTAACATACCTTCCGGAATGGGAAGAATGTTGAGGATCTCAGATTTAATTGAAGGATCCACCCCTGAGAAAAAGAATTGGCTTTTCTGGAGATTTGGTTACAACCCAGAAGAGTGATAAAGTTCATTCAAGGTGTCCTTAAGTATCTCAACAGATTGACAGTCAGCTCCAGAAAGCAAGAACAGATCATCAGCAAAGGCCAAATAGGTAATAGACAAGGAAGCACATCTAGGGTGATAAGCGAACTGCCCTTCATTAATCTTCCTTTGGAGAATAGAGTGTAAACCTTCCATTATCAAAAGACATAGGTATGGGGATAGGATCTCCTTGTCTGAGCCCTTTCTCCCCTTTAAAGAATCCCTCCAGCTCTCCATTAAGCACAACAGAATACATAGCAGAAGAGATGCAGGTTCTAACCCAACCAATAAACTGATGAGGAAAGTTCATGGCTGTCATAACCTCAAACAGAAAATCCCAATCAACCGAATCATAGGCTTTCATCAGATCGATCTTGATAGCACACTTAGCAACCCCAGTCTCTTTGATAATTTCGAACCAATTCTTGCTTCAGTAAAATATTATCAGAGATAGACGGACCTTTGACAAAGGCTGCCTGGGCTTTGTTGATAATGTGGGGGAGGATGGGCTGTAATCTAGAAGCCAAGATTTTGGTAATAGCTTTGTAAATCACATTACAACAAGCAATAGGTCTGTATTCTCTCATAGATTGGGGGCAACTGATTTTAGGAATAAGAGTGAGCGCAGTAGCATTCACATCTCTTAACATAACACCAGATTTAAAGAAGTGAAGGATAGCTGCAATTAGCTCTGAACCAACTACAGGCCAATTCTTTTGGAAAAAGCTGGCATCAAAGCCATCAGGACCTGGTGCCTTTGCTTTACCTTATTCGCTTGTCTTCTCTTGATTTTCCCCTTTGTATGTGTCAAATAGAAGTGAGTCCTGTATTTGCTCTATTCTTTATGTGTGCTTGATATTTTATCACTTAGAAGTGGATTTTCATTACTTAGCATTTCTTTTGGCTTTTCCATAATGTACACTATCATTTTACCTGAGCTTGTCTAACTGCCCTTGTTTTTAACTGTAATTCTTTTCCAAGTACTTATGTGGTAGGCCTATATTCTTCTAGTCATTGTTCTCGTGCTCTTTTCTTCATTGATTTGTGAGTTGTGTCTAAGAAATGAATTCATTAGGGATGCAGTTGAGTGCACAGCAATCAGACTCTTTCTGTATTGTTGACATCACATAGGCTCTCCTGAGGAAGAGTAACAGTAACGGAATGTTTACTTCAAAAGACCAAGATACATTTGCTCGACGtacaaagagaaaaggaaagtgAGGTAAGTGTTACACACCCAGTAGCTCGGAATCATCATAGTTGAAAGATGCTGCTTTCTTACCAAGATCCTGCTTTTATCAGGTTGTTCAGGCAAAGCCTCAACATGAATCCATTCGTTCATTCTTCCATCTTTCCACGTCGTCTTTCAAGCTTCTGACATTTGATCCATGGTTCTATAAACTTTGTGTTGGCTCTTAATGGTGCGTTATTATCACACGGAAGGTTTATTTCCTGTTGTATGCCCATCTAGTTCCCGCATGGAAACTTCAAACTTCC contains the following coding sequences:
- the LOC131328845 gene encoding uncharacterized protein LOC131328845; this encodes MEGLHSILQRKINEGQFAYHPRCASLSITYLAFADDLFLLSGADWVDPSIKSEILNILPIPEGMLPVRYLGVPLISTRLRYEDCIQLKERTQRRIASWSNRDLSYGGRALLIQSVLFNMQTYWCSLFILSQKILKEIESILAAFLWSGVHLRRASAKLKWLEVCSPKAEGGLGLKALKECNKTTMLRHLWAICKQDTLWVKWIQSYMKKNQNFWGMKMPQDCSWTMRKLLKLRVLGQDFVKHTIGDGHGTSLWFDNWHPWGPLYKLLDGRSTSILGRAILAKVLSRFSMHRGIGSLDAELSWAIRNCRGKSFKALLFRLALAAGIYHIWIERNTRIFGGKVACAAVVLSTIADNIRLRTCSWRHIANTWENQRLLDLWNIPNRVLGILISLSVDGLHVDCNRFQLYCV